A window of the Planococcus citri chromosome 4, ihPlaCitr1.1, whole genome shotgun sequence genome harbors these coding sequences:
- the LOC135844912 gene encoding uncharacterized protein LOC135844912 isoform X8 — protein sequence MSSLEPLCNFRRNPCTLEHTASVVSAAVLCRQAAKMNPTNPPEKVREIIALPPAIEQKIERFMPMVKEQIAWWNNFYDRQIFFDRVGSRAQEYFHVLVWSTDGTINDEETAREMLKKDDLTAAEKYRIACNHCLKNEIRTSRSKLKTKVDLRKVRGRYPLVYYWECVCRKGKTTGLTKYIVDKVCNGEHNYPACATEYFLNRLNLDKRINFLKERYLQNMSFRSWENFLMKLTNKELETLFFDDVEDIRSYGLLEFYILKYLMRFWMHADFVVQVWMRIRDRYWPGAFVCLIEEFFTCDMFDIHSTGHISLAVEIFNLAPDKLQHVICDGYRVNEWWNRDLNLTDVRLDVAILSTTDPNYRRNDFWAMQWINVFKKYPTDCFRQFMDVCCEEEGTEEFNTQVMKMNDYSASEHCSTLLIKMRFSEIDQFLNVFSSDACRIMETKQRILRESFFWWANWYKKDIFVFPPPNQLVDFIEGSFENIRSANKFKMEVLSSLNCLKAFYKVAGNDLFSWLKESVWMCSSDDDFKLYKNKFSQLGVQLTKSSEISEISAVFKDPGWKSFFEWCSDKC from the coding sequence ATGTCTTCCCTCGAACCTCTATGTAATTTTCGGCGGAATCCGTGCACCTTGGAACATACAGCTTCGGTGGTGTCTGCTGCGGTGCTGTGTCGTCAAGCTGCCAAGATGAACCCAACCAATCCTCCTGAAAAAGTACGAGAGATCATCGCATTGCCACCAGCCATAGAGCAAAAGATCGAACGATTTATGCCAATGGTAAAGGAACAAATCGCatggtggaataatttttacgatAGACAGATATTCTTCGATAGAGTGGGTAGTCGAGCACAGGAATATTTTCACGTGTTGGTTTGGTCCACCGATGGCACCATTAATGACGAAGAAACCGCTCGAGAAATGCTGAAGAAAGATGACTTGACTGCTGCGGAAAAATACAGAATCGCGTGTaatcattgtttgaaaaatgagatcaGAACGTCGAGATCTAAGTTGAAAACGAAGGTAGACTTGCGAAAAGTTAGAGGACGTTATCCATTGGTGTATTATTGGGAATGCGTTTGCCGAAAGGGTAAGACTACCGGATTGACCAAATATATCGTCGATAAAGTGTGCAATGGTGAACACAACTACCCAGCTTGCGCTACTGAGTATTTCTTGAATCGGTTAAATTTGGATAAACGAATTAATTTCCTCAAAGAACGCTACCTGCAAAACATGTCATTCagaagttgggaaaattttctaatgaaatTGACTAACAAAGAATTGGAGACGTTGTTCTTCGACGACGTTGAAGACATTCGATCGTACGGTCTTCTTGAGTtctacattttgaaatatttgatgagattttggatgCATGCAGATTTTGTGGTGCAGGTTTGGATGCGTATACGAGATCGGTATTGGCCAGGCGCATTTGTTTGTCTGATCGAAGAATTTTTCACGTGCGATATGTTTGATATTCACTCGACTGGTCATATTTCTCTGGCTGTAGAAATCTTTAATCTCGCTCCTGACAAATTGCAGCATGTTATATGCGATGGATACCGAGTGAATGAGTGGTGGAATCGTGACTTGAACTTGACCGACGTGAGATTAGACGTTGCCATTTTATCAACCACTGATCCGAATTATAGACGGAACGACTTTTGGGCAATGCAATGGATCAATGTGTTTAAGAAATATCCTACGGATTGTTTCCGGCAATTTATGGACGTATGTTGTGAAGAAGAGGGAACTGAAGAATTTAATACGCAAgttatgaaaatgaatgattaTTCGGCATCAGAACACTGCTCCACTTTGTTGATCAAAATGCGATTTTCCGAAATAGATCAATTTCTCAATGTATTTTCGTCGGATGCTTGTAGAATTATGGAAACCAAGCAGAGGATATTGCGAGAGAGCTTCTTCTGGTGGGCTAATTGGTATAAAAAAGATATATTCGTCTTTCCTCCGCCTAATCAGCTCGTTGATTTTATCGAAGGatcgtttgaaaatattcgatcagctaataaatttaaaatggaaGTTTTGTCTTCGTTAAATTGCCTGAAAGCGTTTTATAAGGTTGCTGGAAACGATTTGTTTAGTTGGCTGAAGGAGTCCGTGTGGATGTGTAGTAGCGATGATGATTTCAAGCTGTATAAAAACAAGTTTTCACAGCTTGGTGTGCAGTTGACAAAATCGtctgaaatttctgaaatttcggCTGTTTTCAAAGATCCTGGTTGGAAGTCGTTTTTTGAATGGTGTTCGGACAAGTGTTGA
- the LOC135844912 gene encoding uncharacterized protein LOC135844912 isoform X9 produces the protein MSSLEPLCNFRRNPCTLEHTASVVSAAVLCRRAAMMNPTNSPEKVREIIALPPAIEQKIERFMPMVKEQIASWNNFYDRQIFFDRVGSRAQEYFHVLVWSTDGTINDEETAREMLKKDDLTATEKYRIACNHCLKNEIRTSRSNLKTKIDLRKVKGRYPLVYYWECVCRNGKTTGMTKCIIDKVFNGEYNYPAGAIDYFLNQLNLDKRIIFLKNRYLEKMPFRSWENFLMKLTNEELVSLFYDDDEDQEYVLLELDILDYLMRFWMHADFVVQIWMRIRDWYYETSFPCLIGEFFTCEKFDIHSTDHISLAVEIFNLAPYKLRVAVFDDYVMDKLWDRELNLTDVRLDVAILSTIYPDYRRYKFWPRTWLDLFKRYPTDCFVQFMDVCCEEEGSEEFKMEVMQMEDYWSSDHCYILLSEMRFSEIDHLLSTFSSDPGRIMKTKQMILRGDLLDCVNWFETDKFIFPPPSQLIDFIEGSFESIRSANEFKIEVLSSVKCLRACYKVAGSDMFSWLKDAVWMCSCNDDDFKLYKSKFLQSGVVLTISSEISDIFSDPGWISFLNWCLDKC, from the coding sequence ATGTCTTCGCTCGAACCTCTGTGCAATTTTCGGCGGAATCCGTGCACCTTGGAACATACAGCTTCGGTGGTATCCGCTGCGGTGTTGTGTCGTCGAGCTGCCATGATGAACCCGACCAATTCTCCTGAAAAAGTACGAGAGATCATCGCATTGCCACCAGCCATAGAGCAAAAGATCGAACGATTTATGCCAATGGTAAAGGAACAAATTGCATCGTGGAACAATTTTTACGATAGACAGATATTCTTCGATAGAGTGGGTAGTCGAGCACAGgaatattttcacgttttggTTTGGTCGACCGATGGCACCATTAATGACGAAGAAACCGCTCgagaaatgctgaaaaaagaTGACTTGACTGCTACGGAAAAATACAGAATCGCGTGTaatcattgtttgaaaaatgagatcaGAACGTCGAGATCTAATTTGAAAACGAAGATTGACTTACGAAAAGTTAAAGGACGTTATCCATTGGTGTATTATTGGGAATGTGTTTGCAGAAACGGTAAGACTACCGGAATGACTAAATGTATCATCGATAAAGTGTTCAATGGTGAATACAACTACCCAGCTGGTGCTATTGATTATTTCTTGAATCAGTTAAATTTGGATAAACgaattattttcctcaaaaatcgcTACCTGGAAAAAATGCCATTCAggagttgggaaaattttctgatgaaattgaCTAACGAAGAATTGGTGTCGTTGttctacgacgacgatgaagaccAGGAATACGTTCTTCTTGAGCTCGACATTTTGGattatttgatgagattttggatgCATGCAGATTTTGTGGTGCAGATTTGGATGCGTATACGAGATTGGTATTACGAGACCTCATTTCCTTGTCTGATCGGAGAATTTTTTACGTGCGAAAAGTTTGATATTCACTCGACTGATCATATTTCTCTGGCTGTAGAAATCTTTAATCTTGCTCCTTACAAATTGCGGGTTGCTGTATTCGATGATTACGTAATGGATAAGTTGTGGGATCGTGAATTGAACTTGACCGATGTGAGATTAGACGTAGCCATTCTATCAACCATTTATCCAGATTATAGACGATACAAGTTTTGGCCGAGGACCTGGTTGGATTTGTTTAAGAGGTATCCCACGGATTGTTTCGTGCAATTCATGGACGTATGTTGTGAAGAAGAAGGAAGTGAAGAATTTAAAATGGAAGTTATGCAAATGGAGGATTATTGGTCATCAGATCACTGCTACATATTACTGAGTGAAATGCGATTTTCCGAGATAGATCATCTTCTCAGCACATTTTCGTCGGATCCTGGTAGAATTATGAAAACTAAGCAGATGATTCTACGTGGTGATTTACTGGATTGCGTTAATTGGTTTGAAACGGATAAATTCATCTTTCCTCCTCCAAGCCAGCTCATTGATTTCATCGAAGGATCGTTTGAAAGTATTCGATCAGCGAACGAATTCAAAATAGAAGTTTTGTCGTCGGTAAAATGTCTTAGAGCGTGTTATAAGGTTGCTGGAAGTGATATGTTTAGTTGGCTGAAGGATGCTGTGTGGATGTGTAGTTGTAACGATGATGATTTCAAGCTGTATAAAAGCAAGTTTTTACAGTCTGGTGTTGTGCTGACAATATCGTCTGAAATTTCGGATATTTTCAGCGATCCTGGTTGGATTTCGTTTCTAAATTGGTGTTTGGACAAGTGTTGA
- the LOC135844912 gene encoding uncharacterized protein LOC135844912 isoform X11, which translates to MSALEPMCNFRRNPCSLELIASVVSAAVLCRQAAMMNPANPPKKVQEIIALPPVIEQKIDRFMPLVKEQITWWNNFYDREVFFNRPCRRASDYFHVLVWSDDGTINDEETAREMLKRDDLNAEEKYRIACNHCLENEIRTLKSNLKTKIDLLKAEERYQLVYYWECVCRNEKTTMYPTELFNGDECVYPVCAVDYFLNRYTFETRIYLVQEPYLQKITFRSWENFLMKLSNEQLVLLFDDFDDAETHERELYLFDYLMKFWMHADFVVQIWMRIRDEYIDLEFSGLIKKLCNLSTEQISLAVELFNLAPYGTQKTVFDDYIQKEWWDRALNLNDVRLDVAVLSSYSPVNSRYEFWAENWIDLFKKYTADCFVQFMNVCCEEEGSEEFKMKVMEMDDDKASEYCFTLLSEMRFSEIDQFLNMLSSDTSRIMKTKQIILRENFVEWSDYFFETVKFTFPPPNQIVDFIEGSFDNIRSANEFKIEVLSSVNFLNECYKSAGNDMFDWLKDAVWMCSCNDDDFKLYKTKFSLLGVELVKASECDIPDVFIDPGWKSFLEWCSDER; encoded by the coding sequence ATGTCTGCGCTCGAACCCATGTGCAATTTCCGGCGGAATCCGTGTAGCTTAGAACTTATAGCTTCGGTGGTGTCCGCTGCGGTGTTATGTCGTCAAGCTGCCATGATGAACCCAGCCAATCCTCCTAAAAAGGTACAAGAGATCATCGCATTGCCACCAGTCATAGAGCAAAAGATCGATCGATTTATGCCGCTTGTTAAAGAACAGATTACATGGTGGAACAATTTTTACGATAGAGAGGTATTCTTTAATAGACCGTGTCGTCGAGCTTCTGATTATTTTCACGTGTTGGTTTGGTCGGACGATGGTACCATTAATGACGAAGAAACCGCTCGAGAGATGCTGAAGCGAGACGACCTGAATGCTGAAGAGAAATACAGAATCGCGTGTAATCATTGTTTGGAAAATGAGATCAGAACATTGAAGTCGAATTTGAAAACGAAGATAGACTTGCTAAAAGCTGAAGAACGTTATCAGTTGGTATATTACTGGGAATGCGTTTGCCGAAATGAAAAGACTACCATGTATCCGACAGAACTATTCAATGGTGATGAGTGCGTTTATCCAGTCTGCGCTGTTGATTATTTCTTGAATCGTTACACCTTCGAGACACGGATATATCTTGTACAAGAACCCTATTTGCAGAAAATAACATTCAGAAGTTGGGAAAACTTTCTGATGAAATTGAGTAACGAACAACTGGTGTTACTATTCGATGATTTCGATGATGCCGAAACCCACGAAAGAGAATTATACCTTTTcgattatttgatgaaattctggaTGCATGCAGATTTTGTGGTGCAAATTTGGATGCGTATACGAGACGAGTATATTGACTTGGAATTTTCTGGTCTAATAAAAAAACTTTGTAATTTATCGACTGAACAGATTTCTCTGGCCGTGGAACTCTTCAATCTCGCACCTTACGGTACGCAAAAAACTGTATTCGATGATTACATACAGAAGGAGTGGTGGGATCGTGCTTTGAACTTGAACGATGTGAGATTAGACGTTGCCGTTCTATCAAGCTATTCTCCAGTTAATAGCCGATACGAGTTTTGGGCCGAAAATTGGATCGATTTGTTTAAAAAGTATACCGCGGATTGTTTCGTGCAATTTATGAATGTATGTTGCGAAGAAGAAGGATCTGAAgagttcaaaatgaaagttatGGAAATGGATGATGATAAAGCTTCTGAATACTGTTTTACTTTGTTGAGCGAAATGCGATTTTCCGAAATAGATCAATTTCTCAACATGCTTTCATCGGATACTAGTAGAATTATGAAAACCAAGCAGATTATATTGCGAGAAAACTTTGTCGAGTggagtgattatttttttgaaaccgtcAAATTCACCTTTCCTCCGCCTAATCAGATCGTTGATTTCATCGAAGGATCATTTGATAATATTCGATCAGCTAACGAATTTAAAATAGAAGTTTTGTCAtcggtaaattttttgaatgaatgttATAAAAGTGCTGGGAACGATATGTTTGATTGGCTGAAGGATGCTGTGTGGATGTGTAGTTGTAACGATGATGATTTCAAGCTGTATAAAACCAAGTTTTCACTGCTTGGTGTTGAGCTGGTCAAAGCTTCTGAATGTGATATTCCGGATGTTTTTATAGATCCTGGTTGGAAATCGTTTTTGGAATGGTGTTCGGATGAGCGTTGA